From the genome of Nicotiana tabacum cultivar K326 chromosome 2, ASM71507v2, whole genome shotgun sequence:
AAACATTAAGACTTATTTCTTCCAAAAGTGATTTTCAGTAAATTTTCAAATAATGATATCCAATAAGgtcccaaataaaaaaaatgaaaatggtgaTGTCCAGATGGtcccaaaaaacaaaataaataaacgtTATGATATCCATAAGgtccaaaacacacacacacacacacacacacacacacacacacacacacacacacacacacacacaaaaaaaaagtacaaaaaaataTCCACAAGGTCCAAATAATATTCCAAGTCAGCTGTACGATTACATGCATGCACACCACGTGGATAAACCTCCAAATCTGATATGCCAGCTCATCCCTTCCTTTCGCCTAAATTGTTTCCTTTTTTCGGTTTTATTTATCGTGATTTTCTCAACAAAATCCAATTCACAAAGATTATTTTGATCCGAGTCTTCCTATATCTCTTCAAGATTCAAATTGCTAAAATCCAGTTCAAATTGCGGAAATTCAGGAACTGCACGGAATGTACGTCAAAAGACAATTCAAAGTACCAAGAGTTatcaacaaataaaaaaatcatatttAAAATCATAGAAATATAAATGCAGAGAGTAAAAAGAGGAGAACAATTTAGGCAATTATAGCAAAACAAGAAATTATTATTGAGTTAATGCAAGAATACTGACATGATAACAAACAATTGGTTCACATCAAACTTGAATATAACACAATGACTCCACAACTCTCACTCTTCACCTTCcaacaaaatgaaaatgaaaattacaTCTTAATTGACAGACGACTCAGAATTCTTACATTGATTAATAAGGCAAAAAAATTAAATAAGCTTTCGATTAGTAAATTAAACAGCAACACATCCTTCCCCCGGCCATCTCATATATACAAAGATATACCCTTGAAATATATATGGATGgtgcagtagcagcagcagctaAAAACAGTACTTGAACTTGTATATAcaaaaatccttcttcaaatCTCAACAAtttatcatcatcatcttcatctttTGCAGGACCACAAATCTCCATTAATGGCTGGCCCACAAGCTCCATTATTTTTTTTAGGTCAAGAGATCATTGACCCAACCAAAATCTGGCCCACCTAATCCATTCTCATTGTAGTATCTGTttgtggcattgttagtatcTTCTACAAAGCTTATGTTGGAGCTAGAAACTGGACTAAAGCTCAAGCCGGAGCTAGAAACTGGACTAGGAGATGGAAAATCCCTAGTGTAAAATTTGGTTCTTGAACTAGAAACTGGACTTGGAGATGGAGTTGAATAAGGAGAAAGAAGGAACTGTTGTTGAtcatcataattattattattgaaactCACATCCAACCATGGTAATTTCCCATCAAAATTATTAACAGCAGCAGCAGCTGAAGAAGAAGAATTGGCTTCATGATTCGCATTCACATTCATAGCTTCTAAAGAAGTAACCAATTCAGTAAGTGCGTCCTTGTAACTCATTAATCCAGCATGATCTAGCTGACCCATTCCAAAAGATGATTCGACACTCCCAAAACGATCACTGTATCGTGACATCATAGGTGATGAAAACTGAGTTTTTGCTGGGGAAAGCGGCGGCGAAAGAGATGGAGACATAGGCGGCGACATATGTGACATGCCCATTAAAGTAGATGTAGGGGAAGCAGAAACAGAGTGACAAAACATACAGCAATGGTTTAGGTTTCTGTACTTTTTCTCATGAACTGGAGAGTTCCTTGGAGAAGAACCAGAACCACTACTTTCGTGACAACTAGGTGGCAAAACACGAAGTTGGCGTGGAGTATGTGCAAAGAAACAAACCTTACGTTTGCAGTTTTTCCCATCTTTGCATGCTTCAGTCCTGTATCGTGTTGGGTGAAGCCAACATTCAAACACCCCATGTGCAAACTCACAATTATCACCTCTGCTACAATTTCCTTTACGGAATTCAGAACAAACAGTTCCAGAATAATGGAATCTTCTCGGATCTCTCCGACGAGCCTTCTCACCGGGATGAGCAAAAGGACAATCAGTCCAATCATGGCTACGGCTACGGGTACAACGGCGGACCTTGAACTCGTACATACGAAAGTGGTCGGAAGAGTACGGATCAGAATCATCCTCGTCTAGGCTGTTGTAAGGCAAGAATTTCTGG
Proteins encoded in this window:
- the LOC107778043 gene encoding zinc finger CCCH domain-containing protein 61, whose protein sequence is MEGLCAEQHHHKFHPSHQLYLNKKSLRDIDIPPRKLLSRRSNLSVDPVSDMFMDSPKSDSDTLFQKFLPYNSLDEDDSDPYSSDHFRMYEFKVRRCTRSRSHDWTDCPFAHPGEKARRRDPRRFHYSGTVCSEFRKGNCSRGDNCEFAHGVFECWLHPTRYRTEACKDGKNCKRKVCFFAHTPRQLRVLPPSCHESSGSGSSPRNSPVHEKKYRNLNHCCMFCHSVSASPTSTLMGMSHMSPPMSPSLSPPLSPAKTQFSSPMMSRYSDRFGSVESSFGMGQLDHAGLMSYKDALTELVTSLEAMNVNANHEANSSSSAAAAVNNFDGKLPWLDVSFNNNNYDDQQQFLLSPYSTPSPSPVSSSRTKFYTRDFPSPSPVSSSGLSFSPVSSSNISFVEDTNNATNRYYNENGLGGPDFGWVNDLLT